The following nucleotide sequence is from Halomonas chromatireducens.
CGGCCTTGCTTCCGCCGACGTAGGTGGGCTCCAGCGTCTCGCCAGTGGCGGGGTTGACGCCATGGATGGGCGTGGAACTGCCGCTGACGGCCTCCCGGCCGATTAGCAGCTTGCCTTGAAGGGACATAATGGCTCCTAAATTTCGTGCTGGTTAATTGCGATGACTCAATCCATTTCAGGCTTCCTGATACTTGGCGTACATATTTCTCGCGCGATTCAGGTGCTGGAACATCGTTTCACGAGCGGCTTCTGCGTCCCGCGACAGGATCGCCTCAAGAATGTAGGCGTGCTCCTCCTGTACGCGTGCCAGATAGCGCTCCGACGCTACGGGATTGATCTCCATGCTGAGTAGCTTGGCGCGAGGGATCACACTCTGGCTAAGCTGCTCGTAGAATTGATTGAAAAATGGGTTCTTGGTCGCCTTGGCAATAGCGTGGTGGAACTCGTAGTCCTCCACACGTGCCTGCGATTTATCGGCATGCGCCTTGATGAAAGCTTCGTGGCGAGCCTGCAGGATTCGACTGTCCTCATCGTCATACCGCAACGCTGCCAGCTCTGCTGCCGCTGGTTCCAGTGTCAAACGCAACTCAAGCACGTGAAGGATATCCTTCACCGTGGTCGGATTGATGCTCTTAGCGGGTCTTGCCTCAATAGTGGTCGAACGCAAGACGGTCGTACCGACCCCACGACGTGTCTCGACCAGCCCGAGCGACTTGAGGTGGGTAATGGCTTCACGGATCACCGTGCGGCTGACGCCAAAGGAATCGCACAGGCTGCTCTCGGGCGGCAACTTGTCCCCAACCGCAATCTTGCCTTCAGTGATCAGGACTTCAAGCTGGTCCGCCACATGCACAGACAGGCTTCCCTGCTGGCCTACCCTGCGCACATTGAGCTGCCCTAATTCAGCTGGCATATCAACTTCCTCGGCATGAATGTATCCCTCACAACATACGCTTATTTATCCAGGCTAGCTCGGCCTGGTGCTAACGGACGAGAGCCGGCCGCTTGGGATCGAACTCCCAGCCGGGAATCAGGTACTGCATGGCCATGGCATCGTTGCGCTGTGTCACATCGAGGCTCTGATACAGACGATGCGCCTCCATCAGTTTCTCCTCGTCCAGCTCGACCCCCAGACCCGGCACCTTCGGCACGCTCAGCTTGCCATCGCGGATCGCGAACGGATTCTTGGTGATCCGCTGGCCGTCCTGCCAGATCCAATGAGTATCGATAGCCGTGATCTCCCCGGGGCAAGCCGCGGCCACATGGGTCATCATCGCCAGCGAAATATCGAAGTGGTTGTTGCTGTGCGAGCCCCAAGTCATGCCCCACTCGTTGCACAGCTCGCCCACCGCCACAGCACCCTGCATGGTCCAGAAGTGGCAGTCTGCCAGCGGGATGTCCACCGAATTGAGCTGAACGGCATACTGCAACTGCTTGAAATCGGTAGCGATCATGTTGGTCGCGGTAGGCAGTCCGGTGCGCTTCTTGAACTCGGCCATGGTCTCGCGACCGGAGTAGCTCTCTTCCTGGCCGCAGGGATCCTCGGCATAGCTCAGCAAATGCTTGATGGGATCGAGCACCCGTACCGCCTCATCGAGGGTCCAAGCGCCATTGGGGTCCAGTGTCAGACGCGCTTCGGGGAAAGCCTCGTGCAGTGCGCGAATACAGTCCGCTTCCTCTTCGCCGCGCAGCACACCGCCCTTGAGCTTGAAGTCCCTGAAGCCATAGCGCTCATAGGCCGCCTTGGCCAGGTTGGCCACCGCCTCGGGCGTCAGCGCCTCGCGGTAGCGCACCTCATCCCAGGTATCCTGCGGATTGTCAGCCTTGGGATAGGGCAGATCCGTCTTTGCAGGGTCGCCGAGCAGGAACAGGTAGCCGAGGGCTTCAACCTCATCGCGCTGACGCCCGTACTGGCCCAGCAAGTCAGCCACCGGCATCTGCAGCGCCTGGCCGAAGAGGTCGTAAAGGGCCGACTCGAGGCCTGTAGTCACATGAACTGCCACACGCAGATCGAAGGTCTGGCGGCCCCGCTCCTCACGACCGTTCTTGGCCAGCAACAGTCGGACTTGATTCAGCGTTTGCTTGATGTCGTTGATACGCGAACCTTCCACAAGCTCGCGGCACTGCTCCAGCCCCTTGAGAATACCGGCGCTGGAAGGGATCTCCC
It contains:
- a CDS encoding FadR/GntR family transcriptional regulator, whose translation is MPAELGQLNVRRVGQQGSLSVHVADQLEVLITEGKIAVGDKLPPESSLCDSFGVSRTVIREAITHLKSLGLVETRRGVGTTVLRSTTIEARPAKSINPTTVKDILHVLELRLTLEPAAAELAALRYDDEDSRILQARHEAFIKAHADKSQARVEDYEFHHAIAKATKNPFFNQFYEQLSQSVIPRAKLLSMEINPVASERYLARVQEEHAYILEAILSRDAEAARETMFQHLNRARNMYAKYQEA
- a CDS encoding enolase C-terminal domain-like protein, with amino-acid sequence MFPSIKKMRVVPVAGYDGFLLNLSGGHAPWFIRCVVILEDDAGNQGVGEIPSSAGILKGLEQCRELVEGSRINDIKQTLNQVRLLLAKNGREERGRQTFDLRVAVHVTTGLESALYDLFGQALQMPVADLLGQYGRQRDEVEALGYLFLLGDPAKTDLPYPKADNPQDTWDEVRYREALTPEAVANLAKAAYERYGFRDFKLKGGVLRGEEEADCIRALHEAFPEARLTLDPNGAWTLDEAVRVLDPIKHLLSYAEDPCGQEESYSGRETMAEFKKRTGLPTATNMIATDFKQLQYAVQLNSVDIPLADCHFWTMQGAVAVGELCNEWGMTWGSHSNNHFDISLAMMTHVAAACPGEITAIDTHWIWQDGQRITKNPFAIRDGKLSVPKVPGLGVELDEEKLMEAHRLYQSLDVTQRNDAMAMQYLIPGWEFDPKRPALVR